A single Nitrospirota bacterium DNA region contains:
- a CDS encoding GxxExxY protein, with protein sequence MKTMINKEYPESELTGKIIGCAMEVHRILGNGFQEVIYQRALAIEMTQQNLVFSREHEMDIFYKGENIGTRRVDFFVGDKIMVELKAIKELEDVHLAQAINYLEAYGLNIGLLINFGKTSLQFKRVMKPCIKS encoded by the coding sequence ATGAAGACTATGATTAACAAGGAATATCCAGAGAGTGAGTTAACTGGCAAAATCATCGGATGTGCGATGGAAGTTCATCGCATTTTAGGAAATGGCTTTCAGGAGGTCATTTATCAAAGGGCTTTGGCAATTGAGATGACACAACAAAACCTGGTATTCAGTCGAGAGCATGAAATGGATATTTTTTATAAAGGAGAGAATATCGGCACAAGAAGAGTCGATTTCTTTGTAGGAGATAAAATCATGGTTGAGCTAAAAGCGATAAAAGAGCTGGAAGATGTGCATTTGGCTCAGGCAATAAATTATCTTGAGGCCTACGGACTTAATATCGGGCTGCTGATAAATTTCGGCAAGACAAGCTTACAATTCAAACGGGTAATGAAGCCTTGCATAAAATCATAG
- a CDS encoding restriction endonuclease subunit S, with product MNHSLRQMKHYEKYKPSGIEWLGEIPEHWGVKRLKFNTYIKARVGWHGLRADEFSLTEGVFCVTGTDLQNGEINWENCYRVSEERYEEDPYIQLRGNDLLITKDGTIGKVAVVKNLNERATLNSGVFVVRPERKEYVTPFMYWALQSPVFSEYVNYTSKGSTINHLYQETFFNLPFILPLPEEQTAIANYLDEKTTQIDSLIANKQKLIDLLKEERTAIINQAVTKGLNYDSNDSMNTMIKRSDEKNHSQSNNQINHSSRRMKPSGIEWLGDIPEHWEVKKLRYVADVVLGKMLTNEDKGGYHLKPYLRAANLQWLNVDVSDVKEMWFSPAELEKLKLKENDLLVSEGGEVGRTCIWNEELDECYIQNSVHKITVLNPNEPKYFLYQFYSLGQNGIFESMVNRISIAHLTGEKIKEVTLLVPPQDEQTSIVHHIETHTTRIAATISKIEKEIELMQEYRTALISEVVTGKVKVSNFD from the coding sequence ATGAATCATAGTTTAAGACAGATGAAGCACTACGAAAAATATAAGCCTTCAGGAATTGAATGGTTAGGTGAGATACCGGAACATTGGGGAGTGAAGCGGCTAAAGTTCAACACCTATATAAAAGCACGAGTGGGTTGGCATGGGCTCCGAGCAGATGAGTTTTCTTTAACAGAGGGTGTTTTTTGCGTGACCGGAACGGACTTACAAAATGGAGAGATTAATTGGGAGAACTGCTATCGTGTGAGCGAGGAAAGATATGAGGAAGACCCTTACATACAGCTAAGGGGAAACGATTTATTAATAACCAAAGACGGCACAATTGGGAAAGTTGCAGTTGTAAAAAACTTAAATGAAAGGGCCACACTCAATAGTGGCGTATTTGTTGTAAGGCCTGAAAGAAAGGAATATGTGACGCCTTTTATGTATTGGGCGTTACAATCACCTGTTTTTTCTGAATACGTGAATTATACTTCAAAAGGTTCCACTATCAATCATCTCTACCAAGAAACTTTTTTTAATCTGCCATTTATTTTACCGTTGCCTGAAGAACAAACTGCCATTGCCAACTACCTTGACGAGAAGACCACTCAAATAGACTCTCTCATCGCCAACAAGCAAAAGCTGATTGATCTGTTGAAAGAGGAACGAACAGCGATCATCAATCAGGCGGTGACAAAAGGTCTGAACTATGATTCAAATGATTCAATGAACACTATGATTAAAAGAAGCGACGAGAAAAATCATAGTCAATCAAACAATCAAATAAATCATAGTTCAAGACGGATGAAACCCAGCGGCATTGAATGGCTCGGCGATATCCCGGAGCATTGGGAAGTTAAGAAGTTGAGGTATGTGGCAGATGTGGTTTTAGGCAAGATGCTTACAAATGAGGACAAAGGTGGTTATCATTTGAAGCCTTATCTGAGAGCCGCCAATCTACAATGGTTAAATGTTGATGTTTCAGATGTGAAAGAAATGTGGTTTTCTCCTGCTGAGCTTGAAAAGCTCAAACTAAAAGAGAACGATTTATTAGTAAGCGAAGGCGGTGAGGTAGGAAGAACTTGTATTTGGAATGAAGAACTTGACGAGTGTTATATTCAGAATTCAGTTCATAAAATAACTGTCCTAAATCCGAACGAACCAAAATATTTTCTTTATCAATTTTACAGCTTAGGGCAGAACGGCATTTTCGAGTCAATGGTTAATCGGATAAGCATTGCTCATTTAACCGGCGAAAAAATAAAAGAGGTTACCTTATTAGTGCCGCCGCAAGACGAACAAACCTCCATCGTTCACCACATAGAAACCCACACTACCCGCATCGCCGCCACCATCTCCAAAATCGAAAAAGAAATAGAGCTGATGCAGGAATACCGCACGGCCTTAATCAGCGAAGTAGTGACTGGGAAGGTGAAGGTCTCGAACTTTGATTAG
- a CDS encoding type I restriction endonuclease subunit R gives MNNGIHTESAFESAIVGHLTSNGWHLGNASDFSRDLAFDKKAVLSFIQSSQHNEWLKLQSYYKDETESKFIQRLFKELDLRGMLDVIRHGITDSGVKFRMAYFKPDSGLNPETVEQYRQNKLYVTRQVFFSSKNNRSIDLLLSLNGLPVATIELKNHFTGQSVKEAMEQYRTSRDPKELLFQFKKRALVHFTVDPDEVYLTTKLESINTRFLPFNKGFNNGAGNPPAKDYASYRSSYFWEEALSVDSWLELINCFMHLQKEEYLVDGKKYWKEKMLFPRYHQVGVVRKLTADTKANGPGKNYLIEHSAGSGKSNSIAWLAYRLSSLYNAQDKKVFDSIIVITDRNVLDQQLQNTVYQFEHKQGVVQRIDENAEQLAEAIKSGTSIIITTLQKFPFALKHLSEMPGRNYAVIIDEAHSSQGGESSRKMTEALAGKNVSLEEAEKIEGEFEDEEADEDDYIRETIKKRGPQKNISIFAFTATPKAKTLEVFGVKDAEGKPKPFHLYSMKQAIEEGFILDVLKNYTSYKEYYRFSKAIEDDPELNKSKATKAIGRFASLHPHSLAQKTEVMIEHFRQVTMKKIGGKAKAMVVTASRKHALRYYLEFKDYIKEQGYEKDIRALVAFSGAVVDDLFPEGVTESQLNGFGELELPGKFTTDEYQVLLVADKYQYGFDQPLLHTMYVDKKLSGVRAVQTLSRLNRTHPGKEDTFVLDFANDRQTIIDSFQPYYELTTVSEPTDPNHLYDLKGKMDAANVYFQSEVDAFSKVFYKPGISSINDQGKMYAFIDPAVDRFKALEEEPQDEFRKSMTSYVRLYSFLSQIMPFQDVDLEKLYSFGRFLLSKLPKSDYTERLKLDNEVALEYYRLQKIAEGDLVLQVQGEYGIDPTTEAGISRSKDEKDKLSNIIKVLNDKYGTDFNNTDKLFFDQIEEELYQDEDLKKRALNNPIDNFKYAFEEVFINKLIERMDSNQEIFDKIMENTEFKNDVKDWLTRKIYQRFNEKQA, from the coding sequence ATGAACAACGGAATACATACAGAATCCGCATTTGAATCAGCAATCGTGGGACACTTAACCTCCAACGGCTGGCATCTCGGCAATGCCTCGGACTTCAGCCGTGATTTGGCCTTTGATAAGAAAGCGGTTCTTTCATTCATCCAATCTTCGCAGCATAATGAGTGGTTAAAACTTCAGTCCTATTACAAAGACGAAACGGAAAGTAAATTCATACAGCGTCTTTTCAAGGAACTTGATCTGCGGGGAATGCTGGATGTTATACGACACGGCATAACAGACAGCGGTGTTAAATTCAGGATGGCGTATTTCAAACCTGACAGCGGCCTAAATCCCGAAACGGTTGAGCAATACAGGCAAAATAAACTATATGTGACGCGGCAGGTTTTCTTCTCAAGCAAAAACAATAGGAGTATTGATCTTTTACTTTCGTTAAACGGCTTGCCGGTTGCCACCATTGAGTTGAAAAATCATTTCACCGGGCAGTCTGTAAAAGAAGCAATGGAGCAGTATCGGACCAGCCGTGATCCGAAAGAATTACTGTTCCAGTTCAAGAAACGGGCATTGGTGCATTTCACTGTTGACCCGGACGAGGTGTATCTCACTACAAAATTAGAATCCATTAATACAAGATTTCTGCCGTTCAACAAGGGTTTCAATAACGGTGCAGGCAATCCGCCTGCAAAAGATTACGCATCTTACAGAAGCTCATATTTTTGGGAAGAAGCGCTGAGTGTAGACAGTTGGCTCGAACTCATCAACTGCTTTATGCATTTACAAAAAGAGGAATATCTGGTTGACGGCAAAAAATACTGGAAAGAGAAAATGCTGTTTCCACGCTATCACCAGGTCGGTGTAGTTAGAAAACTTACCGCAGATACAAAGGCGAATGGGCCAGGCAAGAATTACCTTATTGAACATTCAGCAGGCAGCGGCAAGAGCAATTCAATTGCATGGCTCGCCTATCGTCTGAGCAGCCTCTACAATGCGCAGGACAAGAAGGTTTTCGATTCCATCATCGTAATAACGGACCGGAATGTACTTGACCAGCAGCTTCAAAATACCGTCTATCAGTTTGAGCACAAACAGGGAGTTGTACAACGCATAGATGAAAATGCTGAACAATTGGCGGAAGCAATAAAATCCGGAACGAGCATTATAATTACGACCCTGCAAAAATTCCCCTTTGCATTAAAACATCTCTCTGAGATGCCGGGCCGAAATTATGCAGTTATTATTGACGAAGCGCACAGCAGCCAGGGCGGTGAGTCAAGCCGAAAAATGACAGAGGCCTTGGCTGGAAAGAATGTTTCATTGGAAGAAGCGGAAAAAATTGAGGGAGAATTCGAGGATGAGGAAGCGGACGAAGACGACTATATCCGTGAAACTATTAAAAAGCGCGGGCCGCAGAAGAACATAAGCATCTTTGCTTTTACCGCTACACCCAAGGCCAAGACATTGGAGGTGTTTGGGGTGAAGGACGCCGAGGGAAAACCGAAGCCCTTTCATCTCTATTCAATGAAGCAGGCGATTGAAGAAGGGTTTATTCTGGATGTGCTTAAGAATTATACGTCATATAAAGAATACTATCGTTTCTCAAAAGCTATCGAAGATGATCCCGAATTGAATAAGAGTAAAGCGACAAAGGCGATAGGGCGCTTTGCATCCCTGCACCCGCACAGTCTGGCCCAAAAGACCGAGGTAATGATTGAGCACTTTCGGCAGGTAACGATGAAAAAAATAGGGGGCAAGGCAAAGGCCATGGTTGTCACTGCCTCCCGCAAGCATGCTTTAAGGTATTATCTGGAGTTCAAGGATTATATAAAAGAGCAGGGTTATGAAAAAGACATCCGTGCATTGGTAGCTTTTTCCGGCGCAGTGGTTGATGATCTTTTTCCGGAAGGTGTGACAGAATCGCAATTGAATGGTTTCGGTGAACTTGAATTGCCAGGGAAATTCACCACGGATGAATACCAGGTCTTGCTTGTAGCAGACAAGTATCAATATGGATTTGATCAACCGCTGCTGCATACGATGTATGTGGACAAAAAACTGTCCGGCGTACGGGCTGTGCAGACGCTTTCACGCTTAAACAGGACCCATCCTGGCAAGGAAGATACCTTTGTGCTGGATTTTGCCAATGACCGGCAAACCATTATTGATTCTTTCCAGCCGTATTACGAACTGACAACAGTTTCCGAACCCACTGACCCAAACCATTTATATGACCTGAAAGGAAAGATGGATGCGGCCAATGTCTATTTTCAATCAGAGGTGGATGCTTTTTCCAAAGTGTTTTACAAACCAGGCATCTCGTCGATAAATGATCAAGGTAAAATGTATGCCTTTATTGATCCGGCAGTAGACCGTTTTAAGGCTCTGGAAGAAGAACCGCAGGACGAATTCAGAAAATCAATGACAAGTTATGTACGTTTGTATTCATTCCTTTCGCAAATAATGCCTTTCCAGGATGTAGATTTGGAAAAGCTGTATTCATTCGGACGGTTTTTGTTGAGCAAGCTTCCCAAGTCAGACTATACAGAGAGGCTTAAACTTGATAATGAAGTGGCACTGGAATATTACCGCCTGCAAAAAATAGCCGAGGGAGATTTAGTACTGCAAGTGCAAGGTGAATATGGTATAGATCCGACAACAGAAGCAGGTATCAGCAGATCCAAAGACGAGAAGGATAAGTTATCCAATATCATCAAAGTTCTGAATGATAAATATGGAACTGATTTCAATAACACCGACAAACTGTTCTTTGACCAAATAGAAGAAGAACTCTATCAGGATGAAGACCTTAAGAAACGGGCCTTGAACAATCCGATAGACAACTTTAAATATGCGTTTGAAGAAGTATTTATCAACAAACTGATTGAACGGATGGATTCTAATCAGGAGATATTTGACAAAATCATGGAGAACACAGAATTCAAGAACGATGTTAAGGATTGGCTGACCAGGAAAATCTATCAGCGGTTTAACGAAAAACAGGCTTAG
- a CDS encoding TIGR04282 family arsenosugar biosynthesis glycosyltransferase, translated as MKKALITFVKAPVPGTVKTRLQADLGAEKTVEVYKTFVAEIVSQCARLKGIDRILGCAPSVDHDFFIELTKKHNMKSFSQCGADLGERIVNAFKDHFKKGFSEIVLIGSDSPTIPMNYIRKAFTSLGKNDFVLGPCCDGGLYLIGAKKKIVPEIFNNIQWDSSKVLNQTLDNIGPLDIKLSLLPFWYDVDTIAELTFMKKHLKYLNRKLPLPAF; from the coding sequence ATGAAAAAAGCCCTCATCACTTTTGTCAAAGCCCCTGTTCCCGGCACCGTAAAAACAAGATTGCAGGCCGATCTCGGCGCAGAAAAGACAGTTGAAGTCTACAAGACGTTTGTGGCGGAGATAGTTTCTCAGTGCGCGCGGCTAAAAGGGATAGACAGAATTTTAGGCTGCGCCCCGTCAGTAGACCACGATTTCTTTATTGAGCTTACGAAAAAGCATAATATGAAAAGCTTCAGCCAGTGCGGCGCGGACCTCGGAGAAAGGATCGTCAACGCCTTCAAGGACCATTTTAAAAAGGGTTTTTCGGAGATCGTGCTGATCGGCAGCGACAGCCCTACAATACCGATGAATTATATAAGGAAGGCGTTTACATCCCTGGGGAAAAACGACTTTGTGCTTGGCCCCTGCTGCGACGGCGGCTTGTATCTGATAGGCGCAAAGAAAAAGATCGTCCCTGAGATATTTAATAATATTCAATGGGACTCATCCAAAGTCCTGAATCAAACCCTCGATAACATAGGGCCGCTGGACATTAAGCTGTCCCTCCTTCCTTTCTGGTACGACGTGGACACCATAGCTGAACTTACCTTCATGAAAAAGCATCTCAAGTACCTGAACCGGAAGCTTCCCCTGCCGGCTTTCTAA
- a CDS encoding PilZ domain-containing protein → MQDNPKERRKNTRTSISINVELQTSKGIYQGKSKNISFSGIYIFCANSSNIPLGEACDIKLILRSEPPQSIINLRCQVVRTDKSGVGVKFISIDMSGYQQFKNLMVYNSPDPDKLLGELEKNPGLEIA, encoded by the coding sequence ATGCAGGACAATCCTAAAGAGAGAAGAAAGAATACAAGGACCTCTATCAGCATTAACGTGGAATTGCAAACGAGTAAAGGCATTTATCAGGGGAAATCGAAAAATATCAGCTTCAGCGGAATTTATATATTCTGCGCAAACTCGTCCAATATTCCTCTCGGCGAAGCCTGCGATATAAAGCTCATCCTTAGGTCCGAGCCGCCTCAAAGCATTATCAATCTCCGCTGTCAGGTAGTACGCACCGATAAGTCAGGCGTAGGGGTAAAGTTCATCAGCATCGACATGAGCGGATATCAGCAGTTTAAAAACCTGATGGTCTACAATTCGCCTGACCCCGACAAGCTGCTGGGTGAGTTGGAAAAAAATCCGGGACTGGAAATCGCTTAG
- a CDS encoding PHP domain-containing protein, producing the protein MKFKIDLHVHSKFSGDNYSEPEETVLHAIEINLQGIAFTEHYSYEASEHAEKLREKYIGRIMIFRGVEFSSEEGHCLVFGVNTDRLSLKHAPVEEVIKVVSEYGGVVIPSHPFRGSNSLGDNIERVKGLTALEGCNGYSHHSQNMKAIEAAKRLKLPYTGGSDAHEPKEAGACFTEFDDEVTYENLLDMLKAGNYQGVDTRKVSRAWIF; encoded by the coding sequence ATGAAATTTAAAATCGACCTTCACGTGCATTCAAAGTTCAGCGGTGACAATTACTCTGAACCTGAGGAAACGGTCCTCCATGCCATTGAGATAAACCTTCAGGGGATCGCGTTCACGGAGCATTACTCTTATGAGGCATCGGAGCACGCGGAGAAACTGAGGGAGAAATATATAGGCCGGATAATGATCTTCAGGGGTGTTGAGTTTTCCTCTGAAGAAGGGCACTGTCTCGTATTCGGTGTTAATACGGACAGGCTGTCTCTTAAACACGCCCCGGTTGAAGAGGTGATAAAAGTCGTCAGTGAGTACGGCGGCGTTGTGATCCCGTCGCATCCCTTCCGCGGCAGTAACAGTCTCGGAGATAATATTGAACGGGTCAAAGGGCTCACCGCACTTGAAGGATGTAACGGATACAGCCATCATTCACAGAACATGAAGGCCATTGAGGCCGCAAAGAGGTTGAAGCTCCCGTACACAGGAGGCTCCGACGCGCATGAGCCAAAGGAGGCCGGCGCGTGTTTTACGGAATTTGATGATGAAGTGACGTACGAAAATCTCCTTGACATGCTGAAGGCAGGAAATTACCAGGGAGTGGATACACGGAAGGTCAGCAGGGCCTGGATATTTTAA
- a CDS encoding hemerythrin family protein, translating into MPLMTWKNDLSVNINSIDAEHKKLIALINELNEAMSSGKGKDIVGKVLNDLIEYTKTHFAHEEKLMAEHSYPGYLPHKKEHDELARQVIDFDRDLKAGKLVVTVLIMTFLKDWLTTHIKGTDQKYSPFLVRNGIS; encoded by the coding sequence ATGCCGCTGATGACATGGAAAAATGATTTAAGTGTTAATATCAATTCAATAGATGCAGAGCACAAGAAACTGATTGCCCTTATCAATGAACTCAACGAAGCCATGAGTTCAGGCAAGGGAAAAGATATAGTGGGCAAGGTGCTTAACGACCTCATAGAGTATACAAAGACCCACTTCGCTCATGAAGAGAAGCTCATGGCGGAACACTCATATCCGGGGTATCTGCCCCACAAGAAAGAGCATGACGAACTGGCCCGGCAGGTAATAGATTTCGACCGTGACCTCAAAGCAGGCAAACTGGTTGTCACTGTTCTGATAATGACTTTTCTAAAAGACTGGCTCACCACGCACATCAAGGGCACCGACCAGAAATACAGTCCATTTCTGGTCCGTAACGGGATTTCATAG
- a CDS encoding response regulator produces MVAKKILIVEDEGVVALQIKSDLEQMGYSVTDICVTGEQAIGSFEKIRPDLVLMDITLKGQMDGIETAGQINERYDVPVIYLTAHSAGSTIERAKMTAPYGYILKPFNARELSIAVEMALYKHQIDREKERLSQELREALEKVKLLSGMLPICSFCKKIRDDKGYWKQLEAYISEHSEAEFSHCICQDCAKKLYPEYYDKIYRGKEDKTDK; encoded by the coding sequence GTGGTGGCAAAGAAAATTCTGATAGTTGAAGACGAAGGTGTAGTTGCCTTGCAGATAAAAAGCGACCTTGAACAGATGGGATATTCTGTTACCGACATTTGTGTTACAGGCGAGCAGGCGATCGGGAGCTTTGAGAAGATACGGCCTGATTTAGTATTGATGGACATAACTCTCAAGGGACAAATGGACGGAATAGAAACCGCCGGTCAAATAAACGAGCGATATGACGTGCCGGTAATATACCTCACCGCGCATTCAGCGGGAAGCACTATAGAAAGAGCCAAAATGACCGCGCCATACGGATATATCCTTAAGCCGTTCAATGCCCGGGAATTAAGCATTGCTGTAGAAATGGCCCTGTACAAACATCAAATTGACAGGGAGAAAGAGCGGCTCTCTCAAGAGCTGAGAGAAGCTCTCGAAAAGGTAAAGCTGTTAAGCGGGATGCTGCCGATCTGTTCTTTCTGCAAAAAGATACGCGATGATAAAGGCTACTGGAAACAGTTGGAGGCTTACATCAGCGAACATTCCGAAGCGGAGTTCAGTCATTGCATCTGCCAGGACTGCGCCAAAAAACTGTATCCCGAATATTACGATAAAATTTACCGCGGCAAGGAAGATAAAACTGACAAGTGA